The following proteins are co-located in the Actinomycetota bacterium genome:
- a CDS encoding DUF2203 domain-containing protein yields MTDRRYTVEEANELLPALGQMLERLRDAQRVMSERHDEVMEATTHNGGGGAGKEYLEASQEAGRVGVEIQQLGIVVRDPEAGLIDFPAEREGEEIYLCWRLGEDAVSWWHPIDTGFSGRRPL; encoded by the coding sequence ATGACCGATCGCCGCTACACGGTGGAGGAGGCCAACGAGCTCCTGCCGGCGCTCGGCCAGATGCTCGAGCGCCTTCGCGACGCGCAGCGGGTCATGTCGGAACGCCACGACGAGGTGATGGAGGCAACGACGCACAACGGCGGCGGCGGAGCCGGGAAGGAATATCTCGAGGCGTCGCAGGAAGCCGGCCGGGTGGGCGTCGAGATCCAGCAGCTCGGCATCGTCGTGCGCGATCCCGAGGCCGGCTTGATCGACTTCCCGGCCGAGCGGGAGGGGGAAGAGATCTACCTCTGCTGGCGGCTGGGCGAAGACGCCGTCTCCTGGTGGCATCCGATCGACACCGGCTTCTCCGGCCGCCGACCGCTGTGA
- a CDS encoding MFS transporter, whose translation MTSRETSSVFSVLKIRDYRRLWLADVVSDAGSFITFIALAVYVHDLTGEALAVGFALGLRAIPWLTLGPIAGVIADRVDRRLMMVICDIARAALVALLPFTDTVGQAYAISFASGLFGPVFRPARRALIPTVVPGEQFVQAVALGEVTHQIMHTIGPALGGLAVLAVGARNAFFVDSGTFLVSAALLIGLGVRGSVRGRPTGLADVRRDLAEGGRLLFGDRLLRSIVLFDSVVLFGYAGTFAAMIVYVRESLGRGAGTYGVLLGASGLGTALGAYLLARRGRRVRRGPALGAAALGSAALGFLALRPGFAPLMVLMFLVGASFSGTVLYVETTVAERVPDEARGRVFGLMAAIAELFDLAGAVGVTAMADGIGAGPAIAVGGAIAAGLGLAVLAPATRALRRDDAERDAAAG comes from the coding sequence GTGACGTCCCGAGAGACTTCATCGGTCTTTTCGGTCCTCAAGATCCGCGATTACCGGCGGTTGTGGCTGGCCGATGTCGTCTCGGACGCCGGATCGTTCATCACCTTCATCGCGCTGGCGGTCTACGTCCACGACCTAACCGGCGAGGCGCTCGCCGTCGGTTTCGCCCTCGGTCTCCGCGCGATCCCCTGGCTCACCCTCGGACCGATCGCGGGCGTGATCGCCGATCGCGTCGATCGCCGGCTGATGATGGTGATCTGCGACATCGCCCGCGCGGCCCTCGTGGCGTTGTTGCCGTTCACCGACACCGTCGGGCAGGCGTACGCGATCTCGTTCGCCTCGGGGCTTTTCGGACCCGTTTTCCGTCCGGCCCGGCGAGCGCTGATCCCCACGGTCGTGCCCGGCGAGCAGTTCGTTCAAGCCGTGGCGCTGGGCGAGGTCACGCATCAGATCATGCACACCATCGGTCCCGCGCTCGGCGGTCTCGCGGTGCTCGCCGTGGGCGCGCGGAACGCGTTCTTCGTCGACTCCGGCACGTTCCTCGTGTCTGCCGCGCTCCTCATCGGTCTGGGCGTGCGCGGATCCGTTCGCGGCCGGCCGACCGGGCTGGCCGACGTGCGCCGCGACCTCGCCGAGGGCGGGCGGCTCCTCTTCGGCGACCGGCTGTTGCGTTCGATCGTTCTCTTCGACTCGGTCGTGCTCTTCGGTTACGCCGGAACGTTCGCCGCGATGATCGTGTACGTTCGCGAGTCGCTCGGTCGAGGAGCCGGCACGTACGGGGTTCTTCTCGGCGCCAGCGGACTCGGAACGGCGCTCGGCGCCTACTTGCTCGCGCGCCGGGGGAGGCGCGTGCGGCGCGGCCCTGCGCTCGGCGCCGCCGCGCTGGGATCGGCGGCGCTCGGCTTCCTGGCGCTCCGCCCCGGCTTCGCGCCGCTGATGGTGTTGATGTTCCTCGTTGGGGCCTCGTTCTCGGGGACGGTCCTTTACGTCGAGACCACCGTCGCCGAACGGGTGCCGGACGAGGCGCGCGGGCGCGTCTTCGGGCTGATGGCCGCCATCGCCGAGCTCTTCGACCTGGCCGGCGCCGTGGGGGTCACCGCGATGGCCGACGGGATCGGGGCCGGACCTGCGATCGCCGTCGGCGGCGCGATCGCGGCCGGGCTCGGCCTTGCAGTTCTGGCTCCCGCTACTCGAGCGCTGCGCCGGGACGACGCGGAACGTGACGCCGCGGCGGGCTAG